From the Lathyrus oleraceus cultivar Zhongwan6 chromosome 4, CAAS_Psat_ZW6_1.0, whole genome shotgun sequence genome, one window contains:
- the LOC127074736 gene encoding probable protein phosphatase 2C 46 translates to MLSKLMDFLSACWRRRSSDRKSSDVCGKKEGLLWYKDAGQHLFGDYSMAVVQANNLLEDQSQIESGPLSFLDTGPYGTFVGVYDGHGGPETSRFVCDHLFQHLKRFATEQKSMSVEVIRKAYQATEEGFLGVVTKQWPINPQIAAVGSCCLVGVICGGSLYIANLGDSRAVLGRTVKATGEVLAIQLSPEHNVAIESVRQEMHSLHPDDPKIVVLKHNVWRVKGLIQVSRSIGDVYLKKAEFNKEPLYAKFRLRETFKSPILSSDPSISTHELQEHDQFLIFASDGLWEHLSNQDAVDIVQNHPHSGSARKLIKVALLEAAKKREMRYSDLKKIDRGVRRHFHDDITVVVVFLDSNLVSRASTVRGPPLSLRGAGVPLPSRSLAPMELPGPG, encoded by the exons ATGCTATCAAAGTTGATGGACTTTCTAAGCGCCTGTTGGCGGAGAAGATCCTCGGACCGAAAATCATCCGATGTTTGCGGAAAGAAGGAAGGTTTGCTTTGGTACAAGGATGCCGGGCAACACTTGTTTGGTGATTACTCCATGGCGGTTGTGCAGGCTAATAACCTGCTTGAAGATCAGAGTCAGATTGAGTCTGGTCCCCTTAGTTTTCTTGATACTGGACCTTATGGTACTTTTGTGGGTGTTTATGATGGTCATGGTGGACCTGAGACTTCTCGTTTCGTTTGTGATCACCTCTTCCAGCATTTGAAAC gcTTTGCGACTGAGCAGAAGTCTATGTCCGTGGAGGTTATTCGGAAGGCGTACCAAGCCACAGAAGAAGGTTTTCTGGGAGTGGTTACTAAGCAGTGGCCTATAAATCCTCAGATTGCTGCTGTGGGATCTTGTTGTTTGGTTGGTGTGATTTGTGGTGGTTCTCTCTACATTGCGAACCTTGGTGATTCTCGTGCTGTGCTTGGACGGACTGTCAAGGCAACTGGGGAGGTTTTGGCAATCCAGCTTTCGCCGGAGCATAATGTGGCCATAGAGTCTGTTAGACAAGAGATGCATTCCTTGCATCCGGATGACCCAAAAATTGTCGTTCTAAAGCACAACGTGTGGCGTGTGAAGGGTTTGATACAG GTTTCTAGATCCATAGGTGATGTATACCTTAAAAAGGCAGAGTTTAACAAGGAACCACTGTATGCTAAGTTTCGCCTTCGGGAAACTTTTAAAAGTCCAATTTTGAGCTCTGACCCATCCATTTCTACTCATGAACTACAAGAGCACGATCAATTTCTGATATTTGCCTCTGATGGTCTTTGGGAACACCTTAGCAATCAGGATGCTGTTGATATAGTTCAAAATCACCCTCACAGT GGGAGTGCTCGGAAGCTGATCAAAGTGGCTTTGCTTGAAGCGGCGAAGAAAAGAGAGATGAGGTACTCTGACCTGAAGAAAATTGATCGTGGTGTCCGCCGTCATTTTCACGATGACATCACAGTTGTAGTAGTATTTCTTGACTCGAATCTTGTCAGCAGAGCGAGCACAGTAAGAGGCCCTCCTTTGTCACTGAGGGGAGCTGGTGTTCCCTTACCGTCTAGATCTTTGGCCCCAATGGAACTTCCAGGTCCTGGCTGA